Sequence from the Pontibacter pudoricolor genome:
CCGTCATAACTATAGACGCATCCATTTTAAAGATCGAGAAGCCCAACAGCACCCCGATAATGGAGAACAGTACTTCTGATAGGATGATAAATGGTTTGGATACCGAGTTGAACTGCGTAACCAGGATCAGGAAGATGATGAAGAACGCTGCTACCAGCGCCAGTAACAGAAACTGGAACGTTTCCTGTTGCTCTTCCTGCTGGCCGCCCATGCGCACTTCGTAACCCTCCGGCGTCTGGAAATTCTGCAGCGATTGCTCTATCTGTTGCACCACTTCGTTGGCGTTGTACCCGGCCAGCACATTCGACTCTAAAGTTACGACACGTTTCAGGTTTTTTCGCTTAATACCGCCATAAGTTGTGCCATATTCTATGGTTGCCACCGACGATAATGGTATCTGGCGCACCTGGCCTGAGTTCATGTCACGGAACGTAATGCGGGAGTCCAGCAGGGCATCTATGTTTTTGCGGTAAGGCTCTGCATAACGCACCTGTATCGGGTATTCGTCTTCGTCGAGTTTAAATTTAGAAGCTTCTCTGCCAAAAATAGCTGTTCTTATCTCCTGCCCTATCTGGGCGGTGCTGATGCCCTCGCGGTTGGCACGTTCCCGGTTAATGTTGATCACAATTTCCGGCTTGCTGTCTTCCAGGTCCGATTTCAGGCCTTCAATTCCTTCAATCTGCTGGTTACTGATAAACTGCTCCACATTTTTAGACAGCGCGATCAACTCCGGAAACTCTTCGCCAGATATCTCGATACTGATCGGTTTACCAACCGGCGGGCCGTTCTGTTCTTTATCCACGGTAATTTCCGCACCTGGTATCCCTTTCACCGACTCCCTTATCTCGCTCAGATATTCCGAAGTGGTTTTATCGCCGGTGCGGTCCATAAACTCTACAAAAGCTACCGTTACTTTGCCTTTATGCGATTGTGCGGTAGTGCTGCGGTCGTTCTGGTCGCCGGCGCCAATCGCCACGTTCGAAATAACCGACTCTACATCCGGATTCTTTTCGCCGATCACTTTATAAATTCGCTTCTCTACTACCTGTGTTACCGAGTCTGTTACTACCTGGTCGGTACCTACCGGCATCTGGATATAAGCATACACAAAGTTCGGATCGCTGTCGGGGAAAAATACCACCTTTGGCGAGCGCACGGCCACCAGTACTATAGAAAGAATCAGCAGCCCGAAGATGCCCGCAAATACCCCGACCGGTCGCCACCCTACCAGCATCCAGCGCAGCAATCTCTCATAGCCAGCCATAAACCTAGGCAGCGTGTTGTTCTGGAATTGGTTGATCAGCCCGGTGAAAACAAAGCGGTTAAGGGTTACCAATATTACACCAAGCATGATCAGGTTAGCCGTACCGAACGAGCCGATTATGTAGAAAATAATGGCTACTGCCACAATCACTCCTATAATGATCAGGAAGCGTTTGTTGCTTTTTGCTGTCGGAGCGGCGTGGTCCTTTTTCATAAAAGAAACCGCAAACACCGGGTTGATGATGAAAGCCACCAGCAACGACGCCATCAGGGTTACGATAAGCGTGATAGGCAGGTAGAACATAAATTCACCCACTATACCCGGCCAGAACAGCAGCGGAAAGAAAGGCGCTATAGTTGTAAGCGTGCCCGCCAATACCGGCACAAACACTTCGCCGGCAGCCACTTTTGCCGCTTTAATTACGGGCAGGTTAGAGTTATGAAAGATACGGTGCGTGTTCTCGATCACCACAATGGCATCGTCCACTACTATACCCAAAGCCAGCAGAAAGGCAAACAGCACGATCATGTTCAGCGATACGCCCATTGCATCGAAAAGCAGGAAGGCCACGAACATGGAGATTGGCACCGACAACCCCACAAAAATGGCGTTGGTGGTACCCATAAAGAACATCAGGATTATAGTTACCAGCACAAACCCGATGATGATGGTGTTGATCAGGTCGTTTAGCGTGTGCCTGGTTTGGGTGGCTTGTTCGCCGGTAACCGTTACTTTCAGGTCTGATGGCAGCACCGTGCCTTCCATTTCGCTCAGCAGGTCATCTATTTTGTTTGATGCCTCGATCAGGTTTTCGCCGCTTCGCTTGATCACGTTCAGGGTAATTACCGGGGCATTATCCAGGCGGGCAAAGCTTTCCTGCTCTTCAAAACCCTCTCTTACGGCAGCAATCTCCTTTAACCGGATGTTGGCACCGGGCACTGACTTCACCACAATATCGCCGATCAGGTTCGGGTCTACGTACTGGCCCACCACGCGCACCGAGCGTTTCATTTCGCCCACGGTTACATTACCGCCCGAAAGCGTCATGTTTTCCATGGCAATGGCATTGGCAATATCGTTGAAGGTAACCTTGGCGGCCTGCATTTTATACATGTCCACATCCACCTGCACTTCCTTATCCAGGGCGCCGGCCATGTCCACGCGGGTTATCTCGCTCAGCGACTCAATACGGTCCTGTATGTCTTCAGCATAGTTCTTCAGCTGGTCCAGGCTATAGTTACCCGACACGTTTACCTGCATGATCGGGAACTCCGAGAAGTTGATATCTTGCACGCTTGGCTCCTGGTCCAGGTCGGTAGGCAAGTCAGAGCGCGCCTTGTCCACGGCATCTTTTACCTGCTGCTTCGCTTCCGACACATCCACGTCGGTGTTAAACTCCACCACTACCATCGAGAAATCCTGGATGGAATTGGATGTGATCTTTTTAACTCCGGAGATAGATTTTATTTCCTTCTCGATAGGCCGTGTCACCAGGTTTTCCATATCCGTGGGCGATGTACCGGGATAAATGGTGCCCACAAACACGGTCGGGATCACGATGTCGGGGAAGTTCTCTTTCTGGATGTTGATGTAGGCAAAGATACCCCAGACCGAGAGGATCAGCGTGATGATGTAGATGCTGGTTTTATTATTGACAGCCCAACTGGTTGGTTTAAACTCTTTCATAGTTTCAGGAATGTAGGGTTTATTTCTGGCTCAGGCTGCTGCCGGCAGGTTGCTCAAACACAACAGGCTGGCCTTCGTTCAGGCTTTGGTAGCCGGCGGTAATTACCTGGTCGTTGGCTGCCAGTCCGCTCAGCACTTCGGTTTTGCCCTTGTAGGTCTGGCCCGTCTTTATCTCGCGCTTGGCTGCCACGTAGCCGTTGCCTTCTTTTTTAGCCACATACACGTACTCCGATTTCTCGTCTTTCTGCACCAGGTTAACCGGCACCACAATAGTCTTATCGTTGCTATAGTCCCGGATGCGCACCACTGCTACCAGGTTAGGGCGCAGCTCTACGGCTTTGGCATCTTTTAGCTTGAGCTCTACGGCAAATGTGCGGCTGGTCGGGTTAATGAAATTGCCCACTACATTCACTGTCGTCTCTACTTCTTTATTCAAATCCGGGAAATAAACTATAGCCTTATCGCCTTTACTGATATGTGTCAGGTAAGCTTCAGACACTTCGGCCACAATTTTGCCACCGGCAATGTTTACTACCCTGATGATGCCCACGCCCGGCGCTACTGCTTCGCCCGCATTCGGAATCACTTCATCTACCACACCGCTAACCGGGGCTTTCACATTAAACTGATCGCGTTGCTGCTGCAGGGCTGCCAGGCTACGTTCGAGCGCTTCCTTGTTATTCTTGGCGGTCAGGAACTGCATTTCGGTACCGATCTTCTGGTCCCACAGGTTTTTCTGTTTTTCGTAGGCGATGCGGGCCAGATCCAGGCGGGTGCGTAATTCAGCAAGGTTCTGTTCCAGTACCTGTGCATCTATAGTTGCCATCGTCTGCCCTTTGCTTACACGGTCGCCGGGCTGCACGCGCACGCTGGTTAGCACACCCGGCACACGGGCACTTACCAGTACATTCTGGTCAAACGTTACCTTGCCCTGCATTTCCAGGTAGTGGCTAAAGGTATCCGGCTGCACTGTCGCCACCGACACCGGCACTGTTTTCTTCGGCTTGTTTACCTTTTTGCCTTCGGCTTTAAGTTGTACTTCCAGGTCGGCTATCTGCTTTTCTATAGTTGCCTGCTGCTCGCGCAGATCAGCTAACTGGGCTTCCTTGTCTTTTTTTCCGCAGCCGGCAAGGCCAAGTATTAGCGCTATAGTTGCGATGCCTATAAAGCGGGTCATTTTCAGTTCTGTCAGGTTTTTCATGGTTTTATTTCGTGGTCAGGGTGCCGTTGGCTTTTTCTAAATTTACTTTGGCTATCAGGGCGTCGTAGATGGCGGCGTAATAATTGGTTTGCGCCTGGCGCAGATCGGTTTCGGCGGTTATCACTTCCAGGTTAGAGCCCACACCTTCCTGAAACTTGATCTTAGCCACACGGGCTATACTTTCGGCCAGCTCCAGGTTCTCCTGCTGCGATTTCAGTACATCCAGTGAGTTAGTAAGTTCTGTGGAGGCTTGCTCAAGCTCCAGTTCTATGCTTTGGCGCAGTGTCTCGAAGCCGTATTTTGTGTTTTCTAACCTGAGTTTGGCCTGCTGCGCCTGGTAATGTCTTCTGAGCCCGTCGAAAATCGGTACCTGGAATTGCGCGCCAACATAACCGAAGTCGAACCAGTTGCGGTCTGTGGTATTGTTGGCACCGGCGCGTACATTCATGATATCCGAAAACGACTCCCCGACACCACTATAGCCGTAGCGGGCGTTCAGGTATAGTTTAGGCAGGTAACCGGAATTGATGTTGCGCACATCCAGGACAGCCAGGTCGCGCTGTGTTTCCAGGATGGAGTATTCGATGCGGTTGCTATAGTTAAAGTTCTGTGTGCTGGACTGGGTAACGCCTACCTCCACTTCGCTTAACTTGTCGGTTAAAACTATAGCCTGGTTTTGTGGCAATCCCATCTGAAATTTCAGCAGGTTCTCGCTTAACTGCATCAGGCGATCGGCTTTTTGCTGCTCTACTTTCAGGTTGTTGTACGATACGCGCAGGCGGTCCACATCCAGCTGTTCGGCCACACCATTCTGAAACATGATGCGGGTCTGGCTCAACAGCGTATCCAGGCGCACCAGGTTCTGGTTCAGGAGCTCAATCCGCTCCCGGTTTACCAGCACACCATAGTAGGCTTTGCTAACCTGTTCGGCTATATCGATCTCGGATTGGGTAGTGGTTTTGCGCGATAGCTCGGTGTAAGTTTTAGCAGCCTTCAACCCGATCAGGTAAGACCCGTCAAACAATAGCTGGCTGCCGGTTACAGTTGCAGAGCCGGTGTAAGGGCGTACAAACGTAATGACCTGCAGGCCTTCTTCACCAGGGCGTGGCTTCGGGGTAGAATAAGTTGGTGCAAGCGTAATCGGCTGGCCGGAAGCCAGTTGCTCCGGTGTAATAACGAACGGATCAAGCACTTTTGGCGCTCCACCGAAATCTTTCGGGTCCAGTAAGGTTTTCTGCTGTATAAAGTTATTGCCTACTTCAACAGCCGCGTTTAGCTGCGGCAAACCCATCGCCCTGATCTCGCCGGTTCTGGCTTTGGCAATTTTCTCCTCATTCTGTACTGCTTTTAAGCTGGCTCTGTTTTGCAGGGCATAATCTATACTTTGCTGCAGGCTAAGCGGCATGGCTTCCTGGGCCTGCAACTCCGAAAAGCTGAACAGTGCCAGTAGTGCAGCCAGTAGTGTACTTCCTTTTTTCATGTTTTATTCTGGTCAGGTAGTAGGTTATTCTTCTTCTTTTATCTGCTTCAGCTCGTTTATCAGTTTGTGCCCTTTCAGGGTGGCTAAACCCAGCATGTAGTGCTCCAAGGTTGCTAACTGCACGCGCTTCAGGTCGTATTTATGTGGCGGAAAAAGCACGGGGTTAAAGGGCAACTCCACCTGTACCAGGCGTACTTTGGCCATCACTTCCACATCCAGGTCTTTGCGGTAAAGGCCTTCTTTCATGCCGCGCAGCAGGTTCAGCTTTATCTTTTCAAACATATAGTCGTCGCGGTGCTGCATCCATAGTTTAAAAGCCTCAGGGTGGTATTTCTGCAGGTCATGGAAAACGGAAGGGTGAAACTGGTTAAAGAGCTCGCGCGTCATGGCCATGATGTTAAAAAGCTCCTCGATCGCATTGGCAGAGTCCTGAAAGTGCACTTCACAACGCTGCTGCATATCCTCCAGGTAAGCACCTGTAGAGGCCACCACAATTTCATTCTTGTTCTCAAACCATTTATAGATCGTTTTTTTCGACATCGCCAGGAACTGCGCAATATCATCCATCGACACGCTTTTAATGCCCCGCTGGCAAAACAGCTGGAAAGCGGTGCAGGAGATCTTAGTCTTGGCGTCGGTTCTTTCTTCTATCTCGCTAGTACTCATAATGGCGCAAAACTATGGAAACGTTTTTTATATCCAAAGTTTCCGGAGGGGTATTTTGTTTACAGAAAAGCGCATAAAGTTCTCATTTCCAGCTAAATTGCAAAAACCTATAGTTGTCTGTTTCTGTACTGATTTTCTGATAAACTCCTGTGTTATAAAGACTAACACCCGAATAAACTATAGGAATGCCAAACCAGGTACTTCACTAAACCGGTGTTGCAACACAGAAGATTACTACAAAAAAATTTACAGCCCCAGCACAGTTCGCAGCTTTGTATACCCGCTCTTACTCAGCGGGATGCGCACGCCGTTTTTGAGCAGGGCCACATGGCCGTCCTTTTCCAGAGGCTCTATGCGGGTGAGTTGGGCGATCGGGATCATAAAGGAACGGTGCACCCGTACAAACTGCGCCGGGTCGAGCGCCTGTTCGTAATAGCCCATCGTCTTCTTTTTCAGGAAAAGGCCGTCTTTGGTGTGGATCTTTACATAATCGTCGTAGGCTTCCAGGTGCAACACATCCTGAACAGGTATTATCCGGATGTCGTTACCGGCTTTTACTACAATGCGCACGCGTTCTTCGGGTTGTTTGGCGGGTACTTCGTTCAGGTCTATAGTTGGTTTGTCTGCCGTTTCTATAGTTTGCTTTTCCTGCCACTTTTTAAGGGCCGCATTAAACCGCTCCTGGCTGAATGGTTTTAGCAGATAATCAACAGCATTGGCTTCAAAGGCTTTCAGGGCATAGTTATCAAAAGCGGTAGTAAAGATCACGCCCGGCTGCTGCTCTACCAGTTCCAGCATCTCGAAGCCATTTATTTTGGGCATTTGTATGTCCAGGAAGATCAGATCAGGCTGGTGTTGCTTAATGGCTTTTATACCTTCAAATCCGTCACCACACTCCTGAACTATAGTTACATCCGGGTGCTGTTGCAGATACTCGGCAACTATGCTTCGGGCCAGCGGTTCGTCATCAATTATGAGGCACTTGATCATAGTTTTGTGGTATGGTTACGGTGGTGGTAAATTGGTTTTCGTGCTGCTGGGTTTGTACCAGGTCGGGGCGGGCATAAAGCAGGTATAGCCTGCGCTGCACCGAGTTCAATCCGAAGCCTGTTCCTTCCTGCGCCTGCGAGGCATCCGCATCAAAAGGGTTCTGTACTTGGATAATTAATCCTTCTCCTGCTCTGTCAGCTTTTATACTTATCGTGGTATCGCCGGTGGTGCCGTAAAGGCCGAACTTAATCGCATTCTCTACCAGCGGCTGCAGCAACAGAGCTGGCAGTTGTAAGGCCCTGGCATCTTCCGATACTTCCACTATAGTTTGCAGCCGGTGCCCGAAACGCACTTTTTCGATCGCCAGGTATAGTTCCAACTGTATTAATTCTTCGGCAAGGGTTACGTGTTGCTGGTTTTCCTTACGTATGGTGCCCCGCAAGAAATCGGATAGTTGCTGCACCATGGTTCTGGCCTGCTCCGGCCTGCTCCCAACTAACGCGCTGATTGAATTAAGGCTGTTAAACAGAAAATGTGGCTGCAATTGCTGGCGCAAGGTATAAAGCTCGGCTTCGCGGGCCAGTTTTTCGGTGGCGGCTTTTCGTTCTTCGTGCTGGCGCTGCTCTTTAGTATAAAACCAGAACCAGTTTATCAGCAATAATAACAACAGCAGTAACCACCCAAACACCAGCCGCATCGGCAACGAATCAGCCACAAAATCAAGGTATAGCTCATTGGCTACCAACCTATTAACCAGGAAACCATAAACCAACGTGCAGATACCGGCCAGGCCTAAGCTCCAGGCCAGTAGCATTACTCCCTGGCGCAAGGTGGGCTGATAATAGCGCAAGCCCGTGCCTGCTGCATAACCCGCTATAGTTAGCAATGCATTGTAGAGCAGCGCATCTTTTAAAGTCAGGCTCAGGTTATAGTTAGCCGGCAATAATACCAGCACAAACACGCCCGACCAGAAAGCCGCCCACGCCACATATAACCAGACCACTCTTGTTGGAGCCATCGCTTGCAGCAGTCTAAATTAGTAGCTCTTGATATCCAGGCCGCCAAAAAGCGCAGTACCTTTTATAATAAGCACCTTGTTTGGATCATAGCCGCCGGGCAGCATCATGCGCTTATCCGATACGCCACCCAGAATAGCTACTACTTCAGAGCGTACTTCCCAGTGTGGGGGTATAATCAGCGAAGTACCTCCAAAGATCTGCGTCGTGTCCAGCACAACCGGGTGCTGTATGTCGGCCTGCGAGAAATTAAGCTCGTTGCCGCCGAACACGCTTACCACTTCGCCGCCTTTAAAATTTTTAGACAGGATGTTGCGCTTTACACCACCTAAAATGGCCGTCGAGTTTACATAGTCGTCTCCGGAAGCACCTGCATCACCGGCAAACGTATTTTCGGTGGTGGTAGCAGTAGGAATCTCCCTGTGCGGGTGGGTTTCTGATATACCTGTTGTGTAGTAATGGCGGGAGCTATGTTTCGGTTTAAGCATTACCCAAAGCCCGATAACTATGATTACGATAGGCCAGAGGTAATTGCGAAAGGATATGCCCGGCACGTATTCATCTATTAGAAAAATTACACCTAAGGCCACCGGCAAAATCCAGCCCGGGTTCCGGAATGAGTGCTTGAAACCGATAAACAAACCAACAAGAATCGGGATCATCTGCCATGAGAAGAGCCAGTGCGGCAAAAGGACTGCATTCATTTTATAAGCCAG
This genomic interval carries:
- a CDS encoding efflux RND transporter permease subunit, which translates into the protein MKEFKPTSWAVNNKTSIYIITLILSVWGIFAYINIQKENFPDIVIPTVFVGTIYPGTSPTDMENLVTRPIEKEIKSISGVKKITSNSIQDFSMVVVEFNTDVDVSEAKQQVKDAVDKARSDLPTDLDQEPSVQDINFSEFPIMQVNVSGNYSLDQLKNYAEDIQDRIESLSEITRVDMAGALDKEVQVDVDMYKMQAAKVTFNDIANAIAMENMTLSGGNVTVGEMKRSVRVVGQYVDPNLIGDIVVKSVPGANIRLKEIAAVREGFEEQESFARLDNAPVITLNVIKRSGENLIEASNKIDDLLSEMEGTVLPSDLKVTVTGEQATQTRHTLNDLINTIIIGFVLVTIILMFFMGTTNAIFVGLSVPISMFVAFLLFDAMGVSLNMIVLFAFLLALGIVVDDAIVVIENTHRIFHNSNLPVIKAAKVAAGEVFVPVLAGTLTTIAPFFPLLFWPGIVGEFMFYLPITLIVTLMASLLVAFIINPVFAVSFMKKDHAAPTAKSNKRFLIIIGVIVAVAIIFYIIGSFGTANLIMLGVILVTLNRFVFTGLINQFQNNTLPRFMAGYERLLRWMLVGWRPVGVFAGIFGLLILSIVLVAVRSPKVVFFPDSDPNFVYAYIQMPVGTDQVVTDSVTQVVEKRIYKVIGEKNPDVESVISNVAIGAGDQNDRSTTAQSHKGKVTVAFVEFMDRTGDKTTSEYLSEIRESVKGIPGAEITVDKEQNGPPVGKPISIEISGEEFPELIALSKNVEQFISNQQIEGIEGLKSDLEDSKPEIVININRERANREGISTAQIGQEIRTAIFGREASKFKLDEDEYPIQVRYAEPYRKNIDALLDSRITFRDMNSGQVRQIPLSSVATIEYGTTYGGIKRKNLKRVVTLESNVLAGYNANEVVQQIEQSLQNFQTPEGYEVRMGGQQEEQQETFQFLLLALVAAFFIIFLILVTQFNSVSKPFIILSEVLFSIIGVLLGFSIFKMDASIVMTGVGIVALAGIVVKNGILIVEFTDLLLEEGKELKEAIVEAGKTRLNPVLLTATATILGLVPLALGINLNFYTLFTEFKPNFFMGGESAAFWGPLAWTIIFGLGFATIVTLLIVPVMYLLNEKLKDRLIGKKKRAAALKIKQDELPVNGKVREYTY
- a CDS encoding efflux RND transporter periplasmic adaptor subunit translates to MKNLTELKMTRFIGIATIALILGLAGCGKKDKEAQLADLREQQATIEKQIADLEVQLKAEGKKVNKPKKTVPVSVATVQPDTFSHYLEMQGKVTFDQNVLVSARVPGVLTSVRVQPGDRVSKGQTMATIDAQVLEQNLAELRTRLDLARIAYEKQKNLWDQKIGTEMQFLTAKNNKEALERSLAALQQQRDQFNVKAPVSGVVDEVIPNAGEAVAPGVGIIRVVNIAGGKIVAEVSEAYLTHISKGDKAIVYFPDLNKEVETTVNVVGNFINPTSRTFAVELKLKDAKAVELRPNLVAVVRIRDYSNDKTIVVPVNLVQKDEKSEYVYVAKKEGNGYVAAKREIKTGQTYKGKTEVLSGLAANDQVITAGYQSLNEGQPVVFEQPAGSSLSQK
- a CDS encoding TolC family protein yields the protein MKKGSTLLAALLALFSFSELQAQEAMPLSLQQSIDYALQNRASLKAVQNEEKIAKARTGEIRAMGLPQLNAAVEVGNNFIQQKTLLDPKDFGGAPKVLDPFVITPEQLASGQPITLAPTYSTPKPRPGEEGLQVITFVRPYTGSATVTGSQLLFDGSYLIGLKAAKTYTELSRKTTTQSEIDIAEQVSKAYYGVLVNRERIELLNQNLVRLDTLLSQTRIMFQNGVAEQLDVDRLRVSYNNLKVEQQKADRLMQLSENLLKFQMGLPQNQAIVLTDKLSEVEVGVTQSSTQNFNYSNRIEYSILETQRDLAVLDVRNINSGYLPKLYLNARYGYSGVGESFSDIMNVRAGANNTTDRNWFDFGYVGAQFQVPIFDGLRRHYQAQQAKLRLENTKYGFETLRQSIELELEQASTELTNSLDVLKSQQENLELAESIARVAKIKFQEGVGSNLEVITAETDLRQAQTNYYAAIYDALIAKVNLEKANGTLTTK
- a CDS encoding TetR/AcrR family transcriptional regulator, giving the protein MSTSEIEERTDAKTKISCTAFQLFCQRGIKSVSMDDIAQFLAMSKKTIYKWFENKNEIVVASTGAYLEDMQQRCEVHFQDSANAIEELFNIMAMTRELFNQFHPSVFHDLQKYHPEAFKLWMQHRDDYMFEKIKLNLLRGMKEGLYRKDLDVEVMAKVRLVQVELPFNPVLFPPHKYDLKRVQLATLEHYMLGLATLKGHKLINELKQIKEEE
- a CDS encoding LytR/AlgR family response regulator transcription factor, which codes for MIKCLIIDDEPLARSIVAEYLQQHPDVTIVQECGDGFEGIKAIKQHQPDLIFLDIQMPKINGFEMLELVEQQPGVIFTTAFDNYALKAFEANAVDYLLKPFSQERFNAALKKWQEKQTIETADKPTIDLNEVPAKQPEERVRIVVKAGNDIRIIPVQDVLHLEAYDDYVKIHTKDGLFLKKKTMGYYEQALDPAQFVRVHRSFMIPIAQLTRIEPLEKDGHVALLKNGVRIPLSKSGYTKLRTVLGL
- a CDS encoding sensor histidine kinase, which encodes MAPTRVVWLYVAWAAFWSGVFVLVLLPANYNLSLTLKDALLYNALLTIAGYAAGTGLRYYQPTLRQGVMLLAWSLGLAGICTLVYGFLVNRLVANELYLDFVADSLPMRLVFGWLLLLLLLLINWFWFYTKEQRQHEERKAATEKLAREAELYTLRQQLQPHFLFNSLNSISALVGSRPEQARTMVQQLSDFLRGTIRKENQQHVTLAEELIQLELYLAIEKVRFGHRLQTIVEVSEDARALQLPALLLQPLVENAIKFGLYGTTGDTTISIKADRAGEGLIIQVQNPFDADASQAQEGTGFGLNSVQRRLYLLYARPDLVQTQQHENQFTTTVTIPQNYDQVPHN
- a CDS encoding LiaF transmembrane domain-containing protein, coding for MENQDLNSNKRYKGWKNRTDNRSGRVMAGLLLILVGVVLLAYKMNAVLLPHWLFSWQMIPILVGLFIGFKHSFRNPGWILPVALGVIFLIDEYVPGISFRNYLWPIVIIVIGLWVMLKPKHSSRHYYTTGISETHPHREIPTATTTENTFAGDAGASGDDYVNSTAILGGVKRNILSKNFKGGEVVSVFGGNELNFSQADIQHPVVLDTTQIFGGTSLIIPPHWEVRSEVVAILGGVSDKRMMLPGGYDPNKVLIIKGTALFGGLDIKSY